In Gossypium arboreum isolate Shixiya-1 chromosome 5, ASM2569848v2, whole genome shotgun sequence, a single genomic region encodes these proteins:
- the LOC108455395 gene encoding ARF guanine-nucleotide exchange factor GNL2 yields MKKKTKIPRHFFYKKKEMLKSKRKELGLSCMLNTEVGAVLAVIRRPIDPTSQFISPQEDYFDSSLQQSLKSLRGFIFNPHQEWRTIDPCIYLSPFLDVVQSDGIPAAATGVALSAILKILKLGIFDEKTPGAKDAINIVVTGITSCRLEQTDPVSEDAVMMKILQVLTATMRHNASVLLTDQAVCTIVNTCFQVVQQSVTRGDLLQRTARHTMHELIQIIFSRLPDVDVNEGESSESDTDDIDENSGYGIRCAVDIFQFLCSLLNVVEVVDNTEGPICHTADEDVQLFALVLINCAIELSGDEIGKHPKLLRMVQDDLFHHLIHYGTCSTPLVLSMICSTVLNIYHFLRRFIRLQLEAFFSFVLLRIAAPGVSLQLQEVALEAIINFFRQPTFVIEAYVNYDCDPVCRNIFEDVGKLLCKQAFPGNGPTSTLQVQAFEGLIIMIHSISTNIDKEEDSTPSDPYPIEIKEYRPFWVEKPKDDLETWVEYIRVRKAQKRKILIAASHFSRDEKKGLEYLKHCQLVSDPPNPKAFAFFFRYTPGLDKNMIGDYLGDPDELHIQVLKEFTATFEFHGMILDSALRTYLETFRLPGESQKIQRILEAFSERFFDQQSSEIFVTKDSVFILCYSLIMLNTDQHNPQVKKKMTEDEFIRNNRAINGGQDLPREYLSELFHSISNNAITLFGQSGPVEMNPSRWIELMNRAKLMQPYILCDFDRRLGRDMFACVAGPTIAALSAFFEHADEDEMLHECIEGLISLARIAQYGLADTLDELVASFCKFTTLLNPYASAEETLFAFSNDMKPRMATLALFTTANNFGRSLRGGWRNIIDCLLKLKRLRLLPQSVIEFDVTSSSDAPEGSKSESGVIIPNHDSKFSKNTAGVVSRFSHFLTLDSMEESISLGMSEFEQNLKIIRQCQIGSIFGNSFQLPVEALMNLGRSLIFAAAGKGQKFSTPTEEEETVGFCWDLIIAISLANLHRFPVFWPSYNDYLLAVAQFPLFSPVPFAEKGIIGLFKVCLKLLASYQADKTPEELIFKSINLMWKLDKEILDTCCEYITQSVSKILTEYPANLQTQLGWKSVLHLLSITGRHPETYDQAVEALIMLMSDAFHISKINYAYCIDCAFGFVALKNSPLEKNLKILDLMSDSVKLLIQWYTTASDQTNSYSFSSNTSTSSSEDNPKGIESVNFIMSLFVKLGEALRKTSLARREEIRNHAILALRRGFKLAEDLELSSSRCINCFTLVIFAMVDDQHEKMIEYSRRENAERETRSMEGTLKLSMELLTDVYLQYLNQIMENPGFRTFWLGVLRRMDTCMKADLGEYGETKLQEVVPELLRKMITKMRETGILVRKEEDDLWDITYIQIQWIAPSLKEELFPDEI; encoded by the exons atgaaaaaaaaaactaagattCCTAGGCATTTTTTTTATAAGAAGAAAGAAATGCTGAAATCGAAGAGGAAAGAGCTGGGACTCTCTTGCATGTTGAACACCGAGGTAGGGGCAGTTCTAGCCGTGATACGGCGGCCGATCGATCCCACATCTCAATTCATTTCACCCCAAGAAGATTATTTTGACTCTTCGCTCCAACAATCCTTGAAATCATTAAGGGGTTTCATCTTCAATCCTCATCAAGAATGGCGAACCATTGATCCTTGCATTTATCTCTCCCCTTTCCTTGACGTTGTTCAAAGCGATGGTATCCCAGCAGCAGCCACCGGGGTTGCTCTTTCAGCTATTTTGAAGATTCTTAAACTCGGTATCTTCGATGAGAAAACCCCAGGAGCCAAAGACGCTATTAACATCGTCGTTACAGGGATCACCAGCTGCCGCTTGGAACAAACAGACCCTGTTTCCGAAGACGCTGTAATGATGAAAATTTTACAGGTTTTAACAGCGACGATGAGACACAATGCATCGGTTTTGCTCACCGATCAGGCTGTTTGTACCATTGTGAATACATGTTTTCAGGTCGTTCAACAATCAGTAACCAGGGGAGATCTGCTTCAACGCACGGCAAGGCATACCATGCACGAGTTGATTCAGATCATCTTTTCGCGATTGCCCGATGTCGACGTTAACGAAGGGGAGAGCTCGGAATCTGATACCGACGACATCGATGAAAACTCGGGGTACGGAATACGTTGCGCCGTAGATATTTTCCAGTTCTTATGTTCGTTGTTGAATGTAGTTGAAGTTGTGGACAATACTGAAGGACCAATTTGTCACACAGCCGATGAAGATGTTCAACTTTTCGCATTGGTTTTGATAAACTGTGCTATAGAATTAAGCGGTGATGAAATTGGGAAACACCCAAAGCTTTTGAGGATGGTACAAGATGATTTATTTCACCATTTGATCCATTACGGGACTTGTTCAACCCCACTTGTTCTTTCCATGATTTGCAGCACCGTCTTGAATATCTATCACTTTCTTCGCag GTTCATACGTCTTCAATTAGAGGCTTTCTTTTCGTTTGTATTGTTGAGAATCGCCGCACCAGGAGTTTCTTTGCAGCTCCAGGAAGTGGCATTGGAAGCAATTATAAATTTTTTCAGGCAACCAACGTTTGTAATCGAAGCTTATGTAAATTACGATTGTGATCCGGTTTGCAGAAACATTTTCGAAGATGTAGGGAAGTTGCTATGCAAGCAAGCCTTTCCAGGGAACGGTCCAACCTCGACATTACAAGTCCAAGCTTTCGAAGGATTGATTATTATGATTCATAGCATTTCTACAAACATCGATAAAGAAGAAGATTCAACCCCATCAGATCCATATCCTATTGAAATTAAAGAATACAGACCCTTTTGGGTAGAGAAACCCAAGGATGATTTAGAAACTTGGGTGGAATATATACGTGTAAGGAAAGCTCAAAAAAGGAAGATTTTAATTGCTGCTAGTCATTTCAGTCGAGATGAAAAGAAAGGATTGGAGTATCTGAAACATTGTCAATTGGTTTCTGATCCACCGAATCCTAAAGCTTTTGCCTTTTTTTTCCGATACACTCCGGGGCTGGATAAGAACATGATCGGTGATTATCTGGGTGACCCTGATGAACTTCACATTCAAGTTCTTAAAGAATTCACTGCAACTTTTGAATTTCATGGCATGATTCTCGATTCTGCTTTACGAACTTATCTTGAAACGTTCAGACTCCCCGGAGAGTCACAGAAGATTCAGAGAATACTCGAAGCTTTCTCGGAGAGATTCTTTGATCAACAATCATCGGAAATATTTGTGACGAAAGATTCGGTGTTTATTCTTTGTTATTCTCTTATTATGCTTAATACAGATCAACATAATCCACAAGTGAAGAAGAAGATGACGGAAGATGAGTTTATAAGGAACAATAGAGCAATTAATGGTGGGCAAGATCTTCCTAGAGAGTACCTGTCTGAGCTCTTTCATTCCATTTCGAATAATGCGATCACGCTTTTCGGTCAATCTGGTCCGGTAGAGATGAACCCGAGCCGATGGATCGAGTTGATGAACCGAGCTAAATTAATGCAACCGTATATCCTTTGTGATTTCGATCGTCGATTGGGAAGAGATATGTTTGCCTGCGTTGCCGGCCCGACGATTGCAGCTCTTTCGGCGTTCTTTGAACATGCAGACGAAGATGAAATGCTACACGAATGTATTGAAGGTTTGATCTCTTTAGCTAGGATAGCTCAGTACGGGCTGGCCGACACGCTCGACGAGCTTGTCGCGTCATTTTGTAAATTTACGACGCTTTTGAACCCGTATGCATCGGCCGAAGAAACCCTGTTTGCGTTCAGCAATGATATGAAACCAAGAATGGCTACACTTGCGCTTTTCACCACAGCTAACAACTTTGGAAGGTCGCTTCGAGGCGGTTGGAGGAACATCATCGACTGCTTGTTGAAACTCAAACGGCTTAGACTACTTCCTCAATCGGTCATCGAATTCGACGTCACTTCGTCATCAGATGCACCAGAAGGTTCAAAATCCGAATCCGGAGTCATAATCCCCAATCATGATTCTAAGTTCTCTAAAAACACTGCTGGTGTGGTTAGTCGATTCTCACATTTCCTAACACTAGATAGCATGGAAGAGTCCATATCTCTGGGAATGAGCGAGTTTGAGCAAAATTTGAAGATTATAAGACAATGCCAAATCGGGAGTATATTTGGCAACAGCTTTCAGTTACCCGTTGAGGCATTGATGAACCTTGGGCGTTCTTTGATATTTGCAGCAGCTGGTAAAGGCCAAAAGTTCAGTACACCCACTGAAGAAGAAGAAACAGTTGGATTCTGCTGGGATTTGATCATTGCCATCTCTTTAGCCAACCTTCACAGGTTCCCAGTTTTTTGGCCTTCTTACAATGATTATTTACTTGCAGTTGCTCAATTCCCTTTATTTTCCCCTGTCCCATTTGCAGAAAAAGGCATTATTGGCCTTTTCAAAGTCTGCCTCAAGCTTCTGGCTTCATACCAAGCCGATAAAACACCCGAGGAACTCATTTTTAAGTCCATAAATTTGATGTGGAAATTAGATAAAGAAATCCTCGACACATGTTGTGAGTACATAACACAGTCAGTGAGCAAGATTCTGACAGAATACCCAGCAAATTTGCAGACACAACTAGGATGGAAATCGGTTCTTCATTTGCTTTCAATCACTGGTCGACACCCAGAAACCTATGATCAAGCAGTGGAAGCTTTAATCATGTTAATGTCCGATGCCTTCCATATCTCAAAGATAAACTATGCTTACTGTATCGATTGTGCATTTGGTTTCGTTGCTCTTAAAAACAGTCCTCTCGAGAAAAACTTGAAGATCCTCGATCTAATGTCAGACTCAGTGAAGCTGTTAATCCAATGGTATACAACCGCCTCTGATCAAACCAACAGTTACAGCTTTTCAAGCAATACCAGTACTTCATCAAGCGAGGATAACCCCAAAGGCATAGAATCCGTCAACTTTATAATGAGTTTATTTGTTAAACTAGGTGAAGCCTTAAGGAAAACCAGCTTAGCACGTCGAGAAGAGATAAGAAACCATGCAATATTGGCCCTTCGTAGAGGGTTTAAACTAGCTGAAGACCTGGAACTATCTTCATCAAGATGTATAAACTGCTTTACTCTTGTTATATTTGCTATGGTGGATGATCAACATGAAAAGATGATAGAATATTCTCGACGGGAAAACGCGGAGAGGGAAACGAGAAGCATGGAGGGGACTTTAAAGCTGTCAATGGAGCTGCTGACGGATGTGTATTTACAATACTTGAATCAGATAATGGAGAATCCAGGGTTTAGGACGTTTTGGTTAGGGGTATTGAGAAGGATGGATACGTGCATGAAAGCTGATTTGGGAGAATATGGGGAAACGAAATTGCAGGAAGTGGTGCCGGAGTTGTTGAGGAAGATGATAACGAAGATGCGGGAAACTGGGATTTTGGTACGTAAGGAGGAAGATGATCTATGGGATATTACATACATTCAGATACAGTGGATTGCTCCTTCACTCAAAGAAGAGCTTTTTCCTGATGAAATATAA
- the LOC108454848 gene encoding aldehyde dehydrogenase family 2 member C4-like, whose product MASEYNGSSKASESVFKIPPIKFTKLFINGKFVDSVSGKTFEAIDPRTGEAITRVSEGDKEDIDLAVKAARQAFDHGPWPRMSGSERGMIMMKFADLIEKNVEELAALDAINGGKLFSHCKAMDIPGAARNLRYYAGAADKIHGTVLKLSKGFQGYTLREPIGVVGSIIPWNFPAIMFFMKASPALAAGCSMVVKPAEQTPLSALYYAYLAKLAGLPDGVLNVVTGFGETAGAAISSHMDIDKVTFTGSTEVGRKIMAAAAASNLKPVSLELGGKSPLLIFEDADIDQAVNIAFNAIFYNKGEICVASSRVYVQEGIYQTFVKKLVEKANAWVIGDPFDPRVNQGPQTDKKQFEKILSYIEHGKREGATLLTGGKRLGSKGFYIEPTIFTDVKEDMTIAKEEIFGPVMSLMKFKTMEEAIKRANNTTYGLAAGVITKNLNVANTVSRSIRAGIIWLNCYTAFDVDCPYGGYKMSGFGREFGLDALNQYLQIKSIVTPIHDSPWH is encoded by the exons ATGGCCAGCGAATACAACGGAAGTTCCAAAGCCTctgaatctgtttttaagattCCGCCAATAAAATTCACCAagctcttcatcaatggcaagtTTGTGGATTCCGTTTCTG GGAAAACGTTTGAGGCCATTGATCCAAGAACAGGGGAAGCGATAACACGAGTTTCAGAAGGAGATAAAGAGGATATTGATTTGGCTGTGAAGGCTGCCCGTCAAGCTTTTGACCATGGCCCTTGGCCTCGCATGTCCGGCTCA GAGCGGGGCATGATCATGATGAAGTTCGCTGATCTAATTGAAAAAAACGTAGAAGAATTAGCCGCACTGGATGCCATCAATGGGGGCAAGCTGTTCTCTCATTGTAAGGCCATGGACATCCCAGGTGCAGCAAGGAATCTTCGTTACTATGCAGGTGCAGCCGATAAAATCCATGGAACAGTGTTAAAATTGTCCAAAGGATTTCAGGGCTACACTCTGAGGGAACCCATTGGAGTAGTCGGAAGTATAATTCCCTGGAACTTTCCCGCTATCATGTTTTTCATGAAAGCTAGCCCGGCATTAGCCGCAGGCTGCAGCATGGTCGTCAAACCTGCTGAGCAGACTCCTCTCTCGGCTCTTTATTATGCTTATCTCGCTAAACTG GCTGGCCTCCCTGACGGAGTGCTGAATGTTGTAACTGGATTTGGAGAGACTGCGGGAGCTGCCATTAGCTCTCATATGGACATTGATAAA GTGACTTTTACGGGGTCTACTGAAGTTGGACGTAAGATAATGGCAGCAGCAGCAGCAAGCAATCTGAAACCAGTGTCATTGGAGTTGGGTGGAAAATCACCTCTATTAATATTTGAAGATGCTGATATTGATCAGGCTGTAAATATTGCTTTCAATGCCATCTTTTACAACAAA GGGGAAATTTGTGTTGCAAGCTCTCGTGTTTATGTTCAAGAAGGAATTTATCAAACTTTTGTAAAAAAGTTGGTAGAGAAGGCAAATGCATGGGTGATTGGAGATCCTTTTGATCCTCGAGTTAATCAAGGACCCCAA ACCGATAAGAAGCAATTCGAGAAAATTCTCTCATACATTGAGCATGGAAAAAGAGAAGGAGCTACGTTGTTAACAGGGGGCAAGCGGCTGGGCAGCAAGGGATTCTACATTGAGCCTACGATATTTACTGATGTTAAG GAGGACATGACTATAGCAAAAGAAGAAATTTTTGGCCCTGTGATGTCATTGATGAAATTCAA AACAATGGAAGAAGCAATAAAGAGAGCAAACAACACAACATATGGGCTAGCAGCAGGGGTAATAACCAAGAACTTGAACGTGGCGAACACGGTGTCAAGATCCATCAGAGCGGGGATTATATGGCTCAATTGTTACACAGCATTTGATGTGGATTGCCCTTATGGTGGATATAAGATGAGTGGCTTTGGAAGGGAATTTGGTTTGGATGCCCTTAACCAGTATCTGCAAATCAAGTCCATTGTTACTCCCATTCATGATTCTCCCTGGCACTAA